Proteins encoded in a region of the Marinobacter arenosus genome:
- a CDS encoding PTS fructose-like transporter subunit IIB — MNLIIVTSCPQGFATCFLAARALERAANQRGWQVTTDVRGPDGQSAKAPGDAAIAAADLVIAALGAPVRLEAYAGKPLYRIPVTEALPDPAAVLEAAEQQARPWSPEEAPVASGTVGGERPGSGVANIVAVTACPTGVAHTFMAAEALTAAAEAAGHHIRVETQGSVGAQDPLTEQEIATADVVILACDIEVDPGRFAGKRVWRTSTGAALKKPADTVRDALAEATVQDPGQQKAASTGGEKRGPYKHLLTGVSFMLPMVVAGGLLIALSFVFGIEAFQEEGTLAAALMQIGGGTAFKLMIPLLAGYIAWSIADRPGLAPGMIGGFLAGELGAGFLGGIVAGFLAGYVARFISQKLPLPESIESLKPILIIPLIASLVTGLGMIYVIGEPMAAIMDGLTGFLESMGTTNAILLGGILGAMMCFDLGGPVNKAAYTFGVGLLSEGSGGSAPMAAIMAAGMVPAIGMGVASFIARRKFAEAERQAGRASFVLGLCFISEGAIPFMAKDPLRVIPVCMVGGAITGALSMLFSVKLMAPHGGLFVLAIPNAVSTVLPYLIAIAVGSLVIGFGYALVKAGKADVVPAAT, encoded by the coding sequence ATGAACCTGATTATTGTCACTTCCTGCCCCCAGGGGTTCGCCACCTGTTTCCTGGCGGCCCGGGCCCTGGAGCGCGCTGCCAATCAGCGCGGCTGGCAGGTCACCACGGACGTCCGTGGTCCCGATGGCCAGTCGGCGAAGGCCCCCGGGGACGCGGCGATTGCCGCGGCCGACCTCGTGATTGCCGCGTTGGGCGCGCCGGTCAGGCTGGAAGCCTACGCCGGGAAACCCCTGTACCGGATTCCGGTGACCGAGGCGTTGCCGGACCCGGCCGCCGTGCTTGAGGCCGCCGAACAGCAGGCCCGCCCCTGGTCGCCGGAGGAGGCGCCCGTGGCATCCGGAACGGTTGGCGGCGAACGCCCCGGCTCCGGAGTCGCCAACATTGTCGCGGTGACCGCCTGCCCGACCGGTGTGGCGCATACCTTCATGGCGGCAGAGGCGCTGACCGCCGCCGCCGAAGCGGCCGGTCATCACATCCGGGTGGAAACCCAGGGGTCGGTGGGCGCCCAGGACCCGCTGACCGAGCAGGAGATTGCCACCGCCGACGTGGTCATCCTGGCCTGTGACATTGAGGTGGACCCCGGCCGCTTTGCGGGCAAGCGGGTCTGGCGCACCTCGACCGGCGCTGCCCTGAAAAAGCCGGCGGACACGGTGCGCGACGCCCTCGCCGAGGCGACGGTCCAGGATCCCGGTCAGCAAAAGGCCGCCAGCACCGGGGGCGAAAAACGTGGCCCCTACAAGCACCTGCTGACCGGGGTATCGTTCATGTTGCCCATGGTGGTGGCCGGTGGCCTGCTCATTGCCCTGTCCTTTGTCTTCGGCATTGAGGCGTTCCAGGAAGAGGGCACGCTTGCAGCGGCCCTGATGCAGATCGGTGGCGGTACCGCGTTCAAATTGATGATTCCGCTGCTGGCCGGTTACATAGCCTGGTCCATCGCCGACCGCCCGGGCCTGGCGCCCGGAATGATCGGGGGCTTCCTGGCCGGTGAACTGGGCGCGGGTTTCCTGGGCGGGATTGTGGCCGGCTTCCTGGCCGGTTACGTGGCCCGCTTCATCAGCCAGAAACTGCCCTTGCCGGAAAGCATCGAGTCGCTCAAACCGATCCTGATCATTCCCCTGATCGCCAGCCTGGTGACCGGCCTGGGCATGATCTATGTGATCGGTGAGCCGATGGCGGCCATCATGGACGGGCTGACCGGGTTCCTGGAGAGCATGGGCACCACCAACGCCATTCTCCTGGGTGGAATCCTCGGCGCCATGATGTGCTTCGACCTGGGCGGGCCAGTGAACAAGGCCGCCTACACCTTTGGCGTTGGCCTGTTGTCCGAGGGCAGTGGCGGCTCCGCACCCATGGCGGCGATCATGGCGGCGGGCATGGTCCCGGCCATCGGCATGGGGGTGGCGTCGTTCATTGCCCGGCGGAAGTTTGCCGAGGCCGAGCGCCAGGCCGGACGCGCCTCGTTCGTGCTGGGCCTGTGTTTCATCTCGGAGGGGGCCATTCCGTTCATGGCCAAGGATCCATTGCGGGTGATTCCGGTGTGCATGGTCGGCGGCGCAATCACCGGTGCGTTGTCCATGCTGTTCTCGGTCAAGCTGATGGCGCCCCATGGCGGCCTGTTTGTCCTGGCGATTCCCAACGCGGTGAGCACGGTGCTGCCCTACCTGATCGCCATTGCGGTCGGCTCGCTGGTGATTGGTTTTGGCTACGCGCTGGTCAAGGCTGGAAAGGCCGACGTGGTGCCCGCGGCGACCTGA
- a CDS encoding sensor domain-containing phosphodiesterase, with protein sequence MPPSSVEKRRLAALERLGILDTPPEERFERLTRIARQYYGVKIALFTILDVERQWFKSSQGTDLQETPRSVAFCDHAIRQDKLFVVEDATRDPRFRNNPLVTDEPHIRFYAGMPVREPSGFKLGTLCIIDDQPRKYTEIDLDVLRTLASLIEDELERSYLASDESDYVEVSHLSRAIHRAQNVFLTSDNDRAAFEQMLNDLLSLTGSQFGFIGEVLYSDADVPYLKIGAITNIAWSPETQALYQQVERRGLIFDRLDNLLGKPMVTGEVIISDDVSKDLRRGGLPPGHPAIESYIGIPIFSGEQQIGMVGLANRLGGYRKKLADELGPLLQTVGNLIERKRLYQEKHEHRKRLEQAANYDSLTGLPNRRRLTQLFEEELHEADLRNGKVAVCFIDLDGFKEINDKHGHAVGDAVLKSIAERLQTAIREHDVVARLGGDEFVAILRDVDHPKVYARMLETVRQPISYKQFVLHLSASMGVTVYPDDNVDTDMLLRHADQAMYAAKESGKNGFKVFDLDSHLTRKERIRVLEQIGGALDKQELELYYQPKLNLRDRTLEGFEALIRWNHPDEGLLSPGRFMEHIEYTEHARLVGLFVIRSAIRVLETFIDQGLPYTVSVNLSPSHFLSTHFPGDINDTLGACPAEVRSRLIIEILESTALDDAETALTNLGLCRHLGVDISLDDFGTGYSSLTNFRDLPAREIKIDRSFVQDMIIDPNGDMIVQAILGLSRSFNRRTVAEGIETVEVEQRLIELGCENGQGFLYSPPLPLAEALAWAHRFHWDHRHVLN encoded by the coding sequence ATGCCCCCTAGCAGCGTTGAAAAACGACGACTGGCCGCCCTCGAACGACTCGGCATTCTCGATACCCCGCCAGAGGAGCGCTTCGAGCGGCTAACCCGGATCGCGCGCCAGTACTACGGGGTGAAAATAGCCCTATTCACCATCCTCGACGTCGAACGACAGTGGTTCAAGTCGAGCCAGGGCACGGATCTGCAGGAAACGCCGCGTTCCGTCGCCTTCTGTGACCACGCCATCCGACAGGACAAGCTGTTTGTGGTTGAGGATGCCACTCGGGACCCCCGGTTTCGCAACAATCCCCTGGTGACGGACGAGCCCCACATTCGTTTCTACGCCGGCATGCCGGTCCGCGAACCGAGCGGCTTCAAGCTTGGGACGCTCTGCATCATCGACGACCAACCACGCAAGTACACCGAAATTGACTTGGATGTCCTGCGCACGCTGGCCAGCTTGATTGAAGACGAGCTGGAACGCTCGTATCTGGCGAGCGATGAAAGCGACTACGTCGAGGTTTCCCACCTCAGCCGGGCGATCCACCGGGCCCAGAATGTATTTCTGACCAGCGACAATGACCGGGCCGCCTTCGAACAGATGCTGAACGATTTGCTGTCCTTGACCGGAAGCCAGTTCGGCTTCATCGGGGAAGTACTGTATTCGGATGCCGACGTGCCTTATCTGAAAATCGGCGCCATCACCAACATCGCTTGGAGTCCAGAGACCCAGGCACTTTATCAACAGGTGGAACGACGGGGCCTGATCTTCGATCGTCTCGACAACCTTCTTGGCAAGCCGATGGTGACGGGCGAGGTCATCATCTCGGATGACGTGAGCAAAGATCTCCGGCGGGGTGGACTGCCACCCGGCCATCCGGCCATTGAAAGCTATATCGGGATTCCGATTTTCTCCGGGGAGCAGCAGATTGGTATGGTCGGCCTCGCCAATCGCCTCGGTGGCTACCGCAAAAAGCTGGCGGATGAACTCGGCCCTCTCCTGCAAACCGTCGGTAACCTGATCGAGCGAAAGCGCTTGTACCAGGAAAAACACGAACACCGAAAACGCCTTGAACAGGCGGCCAATTACGACTCCCTGACTGGTCTACCCAATCGCCGCCGCCTGACCCAACTATTTGAAGAAGAGTTGCACGAGGCCGATCTGCGCAACGGAAAGGTGGCCGTCTGCTTTATCGATCTGGACGGATTCAAGGAAATAAACGACAAGCACGGACACGCCGTTGGCGACGCGGTCCTGAAGAGCATCGCCGAGCGGCTTCAGACTGCCATTCGTGAACACGACGTCGTTGCCAGACTTGGCGGGGACGAGTTTGTCGCCATCCTCAGGGATGTTGACCACCCAAAGGTCTACGCCCGGATGCTGGAAACGGTCCGCCAACCGATCAGCTACAAACAATTTGTGCTGCACCTGTCGGCCAGTATGGGCGTCACCGTCTACCCCGATGATAATGTCGATACCGACATGCTGCTCCGGCACGCGGACCAGGCCATGTACGCAGCCAAGGAATCCGGGAAAAATGGCTTTAAGGTCTTCGACCTGGACAGCCACCTGACCCGCAAGGAGCGGATCCGGGTCCTGGAGCAGATCGGCGGAGCCCTCGACAAACAGGAGCTGGAACTCTATTACCAGCCGAAGCTAAACCTCCGGGATCGAACACTTGAGGGTTTTGAAGCCCTGATACGTTGGAACCACCCGGACGAGGGCCTGTTAAGCCCCGGGCGTTTTATGGAACACATCGAGTACACCGAACATGCCCGTCTGGTTGGCCTGTTCGTCATACGCTCGGCCATTCGCGTGCTCGAAACGTTTATTGATCAGGGTTTACCGTACACAGTGAGCGTCAACCTCAGCCCCAGCCACTTCCTGAGCACCCACTTTCCCGGTGATATCAACGATACACTCGGTGCTTGCCCGGCAGAGGTAAGATCCCGGCTGATTATTGAGATTCTCGAGTCCACAGCCCTGGACGACGCCGAAACGGCGCTGACCAACCTCGGGCTTTGCCGGCACCTGGGCGTGGACATCTCCCTGGATGACTTTGGCACGGGCTATTCGTCATTGACCAATTTCCGAGATCTGCCCGCCCGGGAAATCAAGATCGACCGTTCGTTCGTGCAAGACATGATTATCGACCCTAACGGCGACATGATCGTCCAGGCGATCCTGGGCCTATCCCGCAGCTTCAACCGCCGAACCGTGGCGGAGGGAATCGAGACCGTGGAAGTCGAGCAGCGACTGATCGAACTGGGGTGCGAAAACGGCCAGGGTTTCCTATACAGTCCGCCACTGCCCTTGGCGGAAGCGCTGGCCTGGGCACATCGGTTTCACTGGGACCACCGACATGTGCTTAACTAG
- a CDS encoding VOC family protein: protein MIGYVTIGVSDMNKAKAFYSELLADLGAKVLLDMGRIAFIGKSMGSPMLAVCEPYNKEPNHPGNGNMVAIHPGSKEAVDAHYRKAIELGASCDGEPGQRIPDQFYGAYVKDPDGNKLAFFHFG from the coding sequence ATGATCGGATACGTCACCATTGGTGTCAGTGACATGAACAAGGCGAAGGCGTTCTACTCGGAACTGCTCGCCGATCTCGGCGCCAAGGTCTTGCTGGACATGGGCCGCATCGCCTTCATTGGCAAGAGCATGGGCTCACCCATGCTGGCCGTCTGCGAGCCCTACAACAAAGAGCCCAATCACCCGGGCAACGGCAACATGGTGGCAATACATCCCGGCTCCAAAGAGGCGGTGGATGCCCACTACCGCAAGGCCATCGAGCTCGGCGCCAGCTGTGACGGCGAGCCGGGACAGCGAATCCCCGACCAGTTCTACGGGGCCTACGTGAAGGACCCGGACGGCAACAAGCTGGCCTTCTTCCACTTCGGGTAA
- the pfkB gene encoding 1-phosphofructokinase, with protein MARILTLTLNPALDLNADLPALAPGQVNRTTATSLDAAGKGLNVARVLARLGHRVTVSGLLGEDNAAPFERLFADEGLEDRFVRIPGQNRINIKIAEQGGRVTDINGSGFEIPADALKRLEFRLGPLMPEQDVIVIGGSLPANMPPSSVADLVTMARQAGKPVWLDTSGDALVHGLKATPDAIKPNLEELSAWAGCPLVDAREVADVAAGLRGQGIGQVIVSLGPDGVLWFGPEGNFRAVPPPVTVRSTVCAGDTLLAGMLHGQLTAVGGMTASRRLQFATALSAECVQHAGVGNPAAPDFTTLLDNTRVTPWPGENNNGEMPL; from the coding sequence ATGGCCCGGATACTCACGCTGACACTCAACCCCGCGCTCGACCTGAACGCCGACCTTCCGGCCCTGGCCCCCGGCCAGGTGAATCGGACCACCGCCACCAGCCTTGACGCCGCCGGAAAGGGCCTGAACGTGGCCCGGGTGCTGGCGCGTCTGGGGCACCGGGTCACGGTGTCCGGGTTGCTGGGCGAAGACAACGCCGCCCCGTTCGAGCGCCTGTTTGCCGACGAGGGGCTCGAGGACCGGTTTGTCCGGATTCCGGGCCAGAACCGCATCAACATCAAGATCGCCGAACAGGGGGGCCGGGTCACCGACATCAACGGGTCCGGCTTCGAGATACCCGCCGACGCCCTCAAGCGCCTGGAGTTCCGGCTGGGGCCCCTGATGCCGGAGCAGGATGTCATCGTCATCGGCGGGAGCCTGCCGGCCAACATGCCACCGTCCTCGGTCGCCGATCTGGTCACCATGGCCCGGCAGGCGGGTAAGCCGGTCTGGCTGGACACCAGCGGCGATGCCCTGGTGCATGGGCTGAAGGCGACGCCCGATGCCATCAAACCCAACCTTGAGGAATTGTCAGCCTGGGCCGGTTGCCCCCTCGTCGATGCCCGCGAGGTCGCGGACGTGGCCGCCGGGCTCCGGGGTCAGGGCATCGGCCAGGTGATTGTCTCACTGGGGCCCGACGGTGTGCTCTGGTTTGGTCCCGAGGGCAATTTCCGCGCGGTGCCGCCTCCGGTGACCGTGCGCAGCACCGTCTGTGCCGGTGACACGTTGCTGGCCGGCATGCTGCACGGTCAGTTGACGGCCGTGGGCGGGATGACTGCGTCCCGGCGCCTCCAGTTTGCCACCGCCCTGTCGGCGGAGTGCGTGCAGCATGCCGGTGTGGGAAACCCGGCGGCGCCTGATTTCACCACCTTGCTCGACAACACCCGGGTGACCCCCTGGCCCGGGGAAAACAACAATGGGGAGATGCCGTTATGA
- a CDS encoding sensor domain-containing diguanylate cyclase — protein sequence MQLSAETRLKAILEGTGAGTWEFNLDTGEIIFNDRWASMLGYTLDELSPVSFQTWEGLCHADDVQAAHRALARYLNGEEPQYECVLRMLHKNGEWRYIHTRGTLLTDRDDAGARWLMGTHLDVTDEKVSQHQLQKLAESLPGVIYTFVMEPDGSFHFPYLSQKTEDFYGVSAEEAWANPSLMFDPVHPDDLPRLHASIDDSARTLCQWVCDFRIVLGERIRWLRGVSRPERDIDGSITWHGVITDIDDRKRLELELEQLSITDELTGLYNRRYMLRKLEELAAETERYGHTFSLISLDIDYFKSVNDSWGHAMGDKVLQTFAQLIESRTRKADIVARTGGEEFIVLMPSTTLDDARHVAEALRTAMENRSFVSDEGQSFSVTLSAGVVSWSTDVPSVRDLLAMCDQSLYQAKRAGRNRVVVSGADSK from the coding sequence ATGCAGCTATCCGCGGAAACGCGACTGAAAGCCATTCTGGAGGGCACCGGGGCGGGAACCTGGGAATTCAATCTGGACACCGGTGAAATCATCTTCAACGACCGCTGGGCCTCCATGCTGGGTTACACCCTCGACGAGTTGTCTCCGGTGTCCTTTCAGACCTGGGAAGGGCTGTGTCATGCCGACGACGTTCAGGCCGCCCATCGGGCCCTGGCCCGGTATCTCAATGGTGAAGAGCCCCAGTACGAATGCGTGCTGCGGATGTTGCACAAGAACGGCGAGTGGCGCTACATCCACACCCGGGGCACCCTGCTTACCGACCGCGACGACGCCGGTGCCCGGTGGTTGATGGGCACCCACCTGGATGTGACCGATGAGAAAGTCAGTCAGCACCAGCTCCAGAAACTCGCCGAATCCCTGCCGGGCGTCATCTACACCTTCGTGATGGAACCGGATGGCAGTTTTCACTTCCCCTATCTGAGCCAGAAGACCGAGGATTTCTACGGCGTTTCCGCCGAAGAAGCCTGGGCCAACCCCAGCCTGATGTTTGACCCGGTCCATCCGGACGACCTGCCACGGCTCCATGCGTCCATCGACGACTCCGCCCGTACCCTGTGCCAGTGGGTGTGCGATTTCCGGATCGTGCTCGGCGAACGGATCCGCTGGCTTCGAGGTGTGTCCCGACCGGAGCGGGATATTGATGGCAGCATCACCTGGCACGGCGTGATCACGGACATCGACGACCGCAAGCGACTCGAACTGGAGCTCGAGCAGTTGTCCATCACCGACGAGCTGACCGGCCTGTACAACCGCCGGTACATGCTCCGGAAACTGGAAGAACTCGCGGCCGAGACCGAGCGTTACGGCCACACCTTTTCGCTCATTTCCCTGGACATCGATTATTTCAAGTCGGTCAATGATTCCTGGGGCCACGCCATGGGTGACAAGGTGCTCCAGACCTTCGCCCAACTGATCGAGTCCCGGACCCGGAAGGCCGACATCGTGGCCCGGACCGGGGGCGAAGAGTTCATTGTGCTGATGCCCAGCACCACCCTCGACGATGCCCGGCACGTGGCGGAAGCCCTCCGGACCGCCATGGAAAACCGGTCCTTTGTCAGCGACGAAGGTCAGTCCTTCAGTGTTACCCTCAGTGCCGGCGTGGTCAGCTGGTCGACGGACGTTCCGTCCGTGCGCGATCTGCTGGCCATGTGCGACCAGTCCCTGTACCAGGCCAAGCGGGCCGGACGGAACCGGGTGGTGGTCAGCGGCGCCGACAGCAAGTAA
- the ptsP gene encoding phosphoenolpyruvate--protein phosphotransferase: protein MLTLTANDVRLGATAGDWQDALTQAGKDLETAGRTSPEYLAGMKAREQQSSTVLGNGIAIPHGTPESRDAVLETGIRILQFPDGITWHDGARVHVLVAIAAQSDEHLDILRHLTRVLDKPGLAEQLAKVGDAGELVALLSKPPVVAKCDGDTLCLGIEATTAKELALTAAARLQRLQCIDTDFLAEIVHQPPVALGQGFWLVHHTRGARRPALSLATPKRSAPELRGVFCLAGPGDECHDLLERMDNFLAGDAGIDGLGADALLARLSGEAADAVTATVTVLNTHGLHARPAKQLIQEARRHNASIRVRLLEGDGSAVSATSLTRVIGLGARRGQTLVLSATGDEAQQAVTALTRAITEGLGEQVSPLRDGGKKLADDAATDPEPLTDDQPLKAVAASPGLALAPAFVMRQPQLTYADTAADGEAQIQRLNRALDESDGQLRTLIRQAEGGEAAPILSVHVEMLQDEDLYQATLEAINEGASAEAGWWRAIDTAARGQEALADRLLAERAADLRDVGRRVLANLCGVSMPTPPDSPYVLVADDLGPSDVARLDTSRVRGLVTARGGATSHSAILARALGLPAVVGAGEAILTITDGAELVVDGERGCLVPNPGNERRDRIRRRIDQLDALQAEAYDHRQRPATTRDGHTIEVCANLGNTAHTPDAVERGADGIGLLRTEFIFMAHPEAPDLDTQVREYRHAFDALNGLPLVARTLDVGGDKPLDYWPLPQEDNPFLGLRGIRLSLTRPDILETQVRALLTAAGDRPLRIMFPMVKDLEEFRAAQAIVKRVQSEVAASDVQVGVMIEVPSCALLARTLAPEVDFFSIGTNDLTQYTLAIDRGHGQLSAQSDALHPAVLRLIQMTVEAAHAHDRWVGVCGELASDPQAIPVLVGLEVDELSVTSRRVPLVKACIRELTLDDARARAELALTKAAAAEVRDALESF, encoded by the coding sequence ATGCTGACGCTGACCGCCAATGACGTTCGCCTCGGGGCCACCGCCGGTGACTGGCAGGACGCCCTGACCCAGGCTGGCAAGGATCTGGAAACCGCCGGCCGCACGTCCCCCGAGTACCTGGCCGGCATGAAGGCCCGTGAACAGCAATCGTCCACCGTGCTGGGCAACGGCATTGCCATTCCCCACGGCACACCCGAAAGCCGCGATGCGGTGCTGGAAACCGGCATCCGCATCCTCCAGTTTCCCGATGGCATCACCTGGCACGACGGTGCCCGGGTGCATGTCCTGGTGGCCATTGCGGCCCAGTCCGACGAGCACCTGGACATCCTGCGCCACCTGACCCGGGTGCTGGACAAGCCGGGGCTGGCGGAGCAACTGGCGAAGGTCGGCGACGCCGGCGAACTCGTTGCCCTGCTGTCCAAACCGCCGGTGGTGGCCAAATGCGACGGCGACACCCTGTGTCTGGGCATCGAGGCGACAACCGCCAAGGAGCTGGCGCTGACCGCGGCGGCCCGGCTCCAGCGCCTGCAGTGCATCGATACCGACTTCCTCGCCGAGATCGTCCACCAGCCGCCGGTGGCCCTGGGGCAGGGCTTCTGGTTAGTGCATCACACCCGCGGCGCCCGACGTCCGGCGCTGTCGCTGGCGACGCCGAAACGGTCGGCACCGGAGCTGCGGGGTGTCTTCTGCCTGGCCGGGCCCGGGGACGAGTGCCACGACCTGCTGGAACGGATGGATAACTTTCTGGCCGGGGACGCCGGCATCGACGGCCTGGGCGCGGATGCCCTGCTGGCCCGACTCTCCGGTGAGGCGGCGGATGCGGTCACGGCCACTGTCACCGTGCTGAACACCCACGGCTTGCACGCGCGACCGGCAAAACAGCTGATCCAGGAGGCCCGCCGCCATAACGCCAGTATCCGGGTACGCCTGCTGGAGGGCGATGGCAGTGCCGTTTCGGCCACCAGCCTGACCCGGGTGATTGGCCTGGGTGCCCGCCGGGGCCAGACCCTGGTGCTCTCCGCCACCGGTGATGAGGCGCAACAGGCGGTGACGGCGCTGACCCGGGCGATCACCGAGGGGCTGGGCGAGCAGGTCTCGCCCCTGCGCGACGGTGGCAAGAAGCTCGCCGATGATGCCGCAACCGACCCCGAGCCGCTGACGGACGACCAGCCGCTCAAGGCCGTTGCGGCCTCGCCGGGACTCGCCCTGGCTCCGGCCTTCGTGATGCGCCAGCCCCAACTGACGTACGCCGATACCGCCGCGGACGGGGAAGCGCAGATACAGCGCCTGAACCGTGCCCTCGACGAATCCGATGGCCAGCTCCGGACGTTGATCCGTCAGGCCGAGGGGGGCGAAGCGGCGCCCATCCTGTCGGTGCATGTGGAAATGCTGCAGGACGAAGACCTGTACCAGGCCACGCTGGAAGCCATCAATGAGGGCGCCTCCGCCGAAGCCGGCTGGTGGCGGGCCATCGATACCGCGGCCCGGGGACAGGAGGCACTGGCCGACCGCCTTCTGGCCGAGCGTGCCGCCGATCTGCGGGACGTCGGTCGCCGGGTCCTGGCCAACCTCTGCGGGGTGTCGATGCCAACGCCGCCCGATTCGCCCTATGTATTGGTGGCGGACGACCTCGGACCGTCCGACGTCGCCCGCCTGGATACTTCCCGGGTCCGGGGGCTGGTGACTGCCCGGGGTGGTGCCACCTCCCACAGCGCCATTCTGGCCCGGGCACTGGGCCTGCCCGCTGTGGTGGGGGCCGGCGAGGCGATATTGACCATCACTGACGGCGCCGAACTGGTGGTGGACGGTGAGCGTGGTTGCCTGGTGCCGAACCCCGGCAATGAACGCCGGGATCGGATTCGCCGTCGCATCGACCAGCTGGACGCCCTGCAGGCGGAGGCGTACGACCATCGCCAGCGGCCGGCCACCACCCGGGACGGGCACACCATCGAGGTGTGCGCCAACCTGGGTAATACCGCCCACACTCCCGACGCCGTCGAACGCGGCGCCGACGGCATCGGCCTGCTTCGGACCGAGTTCATCTTCATGGCCCACCCCGAGGCGCCGGATCTCGACACCCAGGTCCGGGAGTACCGGCACGCTTTCGATGCCTTGAACGGACTGCCCCTGGTGGCCCGGACCCTGGACGTGGGGGGCGACAAGCCCCTGGATTACTGGCCCCTGCCCCAGGAAGACAACCCGTTCCTGGGTCTGCGCGGTATCCGGCTGTCACTGACCCGCCCGGACATTCTCGAAACCCAGGTCCGGGCGCTGCTGACCGCGGCCGGTGACCGGCCGTTGCGGATCATGTTCCCTATGGTGAAAGATCTCGAGGAGTTCCGGGCCGCCCAGGCGATTGTGAAACGGGTGCAGTCGGAGGTGGCCGCCTCGGATGTCCAGGTGGGGGTGATGATCGAAGTGCCGTCGTGTGCCCTGCTGGCGCGAACCCTCGCACCGGAAGTGGATTTCTTCTCCATCGGCACCAACGACCTGACCCAGTATACCCTGGCCATTGATCGTGGCCATGGCCAGCTTTCCGCGCAATCCGATGCCCTGCACCCGGCGGTGCTGCGCCTGATCCAGATGACCGTCGAGGCGGCCCATGCTCACGACCGCTGGGTGGGGGTCTGTGGGGAACTGGCCTCGGATCCCCAGGCGATCCCGGTTCTGGTGGGTCTGGAGGTGGATGAACTGTCGGTGACCAGTCGCCGGGTGCCCCTGGTCAAGGCCTGCATTCGTGAACTGACCCTCGATGACGCCCGGGCCCGGGCGGAACTGGCATTGACCAAGGCCGCCGCCGCCGAGGTCCGCGATGCCCTGGAGTCGTTCTGA